Within Terriglobia bacterium, the genomic segment ATTCGGAGTCGGCAAAGCAACTGACGCACTCCCGGGCTGCGTTATGCGGATTTCTGAAACTACCTGGAATCCACAGGATCTTGAATTTTGAGATCAGGCTGGAGTATTGTACGCAGTCCGGCTCGGGGCACGGATCCGAGATGCGGCAGCAAGCGCATGCCGTTGTGCCTTCGGGACGGGCAGGGTAAGGCACAGCCTTAGATACAACAAAGGTGTTAAGGGTTGCTGTCGCAGCACGCTGCTTGATGTGCTGTTCCGGCATTTACTAACATCCCGATGTTTGTCGGATCTTTCAACTAGCATCCTTCTTAGGAGTGAGCCATGAAAAAAGCGGTTTCGTTGATGGTAGCAGTGGGGCTGGTTATGACTTGTTGCCTGGTGGCTTTTGCGGCGCCGGCAGCAGACGCCAAAAAAGGCGAGGCGGTGTACGCGAAGAACAATTGCAAGGTGTGCCACTCGATCGCGGGCGTCGGAAGTCCGAAGAGTAAACTCGACGGTGTCGGTGCGAAGCTGACTGAGGATGCCATAACGAAGTGGATCAGGACCCCCAAGGAAATGAACCCCAAGACCACGATGATGGCCTATCCAGTTGCCAAGATCTCGGATGCCGATCTGGCCGACCTGGTCGCCTACATGATGACACTGAAGAAGTAGCTATCATCATTCCACGAGTCCGGCCCTTCGGACCCTCTGCGGCCTGAAGGGCCACTCTCGCGGTGCAGGCATCGCGGGAGAAAGACACCCGCCCAGTTCCCTGAATCTCTCCCGAACCGGCCCACTTCTGGATCAGAATCGGGGCCTGGAGATGACCATGAACATCCTCGTAACGGGCGCTTCAGGTCTGGTAGGCTCTGCGCTGGTGCCGTTTTTGAGCTCCCATGCCCATCGTGTGATTCGTCTTGTGCGCACAGGACCGAAGCCGGGCGCTGAGGAGATCCTTTGGGACCCGGAGGCCGGCTGGCTCGACCCCGTTTCCCTGGACGGGCTCGATGCAGTGGTGCACCTCGCAGGCGAAAGCATAGCATCGGGAAGATGGACCCTTGCCAGGAAGGGGCGCATCCTCGACAGTCGTGCCAACGGCACCCGGCTGCTCGCGCGCACGCTGGCTGCCGTAAAGCGAGCTCCCAAGGTTCTCGTCAGCACCTCCGCAGTCGGCTATTATGGCGACCGCGGCGCGGAGATTCTGCGCGAGGAAAGCGGCCCCGGCTCCGGATTCCTCACCGAAGTCTGCCGCCAATGGGAGCAGGCTGCTCGTGAGGTGACTGAAAGAGGAATCCGCCTGGTCGTGCTTCGTCTTGGAATGATTCTGAGCTCGGCGGGTGGCGCTCTTCCGCGCATGCTGCCGCCATTCCGGCTCGGCGCCGGCGGGCCACTCGGCAGCGGAAACCAGTATGTCAGCTGGATCGCTCTCGGTGATCTGTTGGCAATCGTCCTCTTCGCGCTTGCGGACCCGTCACTCCAGGGAGTCGTCAACGCGGTCGCACCCAACCCGGCCACCAATCGCGAATTCGCACGGACCTTGGGACGAGTCTTAAAACGCCCCGCTATGATCCCGGTTCCCGCATTTGCCATACGGCTGCTGTTCGGCGAGATGGGAGAGCAAGTGTTATTGGCAAGTTCCCGAGTGGAGCCCACCCGCCTCATCGCAGCCGGTTTCCAATTTCGCTATCCCGATCTGGAGACTGCACTCCGACACGAACTTGCACGGTGATGGCGATTCGAAAACACTTCCGAGCGAAGAAATGCGGATTAATTTTCCTGATCCGCGTGTTTCCGGGCTGCGGCGCGGTTCTGGCGGCCAGTGTCTCGGGTATAATGCCCCCGATGTCCAATAGTGTGCCTGATCCCCGCTTGCACTTCGATCCCGACGCACTCGGCCTGCGAGAACTGCCGCGCTTATTCTATCTCCGAAAAACAGACATCGTCGCGCGGGAACTCATTGGCAAATGGTTTGCCCGGCGCTATCAGGGACGCTGGTACGGGGGGCGCGTCGTGGAGACGGAGGCCTACCTGGGCAGGCGAGATGCCGCCGCACATTCCTGGCGCGGCCGGCGCACGCCACGCGTGGAGCCGATGTACCTGGAGGGCGGCCACGTCTATGTCTTTTTCGTATACGGCATGCACCATTGCGCCAATGTAGTCACCCGGCCGGCCGGCATCGCGGAAGCGGTGCTCTTGCGTGCCGCGGAAGGGCCGCAGGGCACCCCCGCCAGACTCATGTCCGGACCTGGCCGCCTGTGCTCCGCGCTGGGCGTCACCGTCGCCTTGAGTGGAGCGGATCTGCTCGCGGGTGGAGACTTGCGTATGTTCGGAAAGCCGCGAGAGAAAAAAACGCGGATTCAAGTCTCACCACGCATTGGCGTGGATTACGCGGGCGATGCCAGGCATTGGCCTCTCCGATACTTCGAGAGCAACTCTCCGGCGGTCTCCGGCCCGGCAGGGCTGCGCGGACCTGCGAAGTGAGAACCGACAACGGATGGCCCGAAAGTGACCTGCCTGTTCCTCAAGCACAATCTCAACGCGCGGGCGATCTCGTCCCTTCAGCAGAACGCCAACCAGATTCAGGGCGATGTGACGGATCTACTGGGCGAAATGGAGGCGTCGATCGCGGAAGCGAATTCGTTCACTGAGAAGATGCTGGCGTCGAAGTGATTCATGTTGGTACGTCAGATCTTCGGCATTGGGGTGTCTTCAGGCAAGGGATCAGGCCTGGAGATAATATCTTGGGGAATCCAGGCTATGCCGCAGAACGATATCTGAAAAAGCAAAGGTTCCAGGCCTGATCCAGCTGTCGTATGCCTCTACTTGCCGATCTTCGTTCCAATCACTTCTCCTGAAACGATAATCTCCACACGACGGTTCTTTTGCCGTCCCTCTGCTGTGCTGTTGTCCGCGACAGGCAGGGTTTTGCCAAGTCCCTTGGCAGTGATGCTGCCTGCAGCCAAACCCTGTTGGATCAGATAATCGCGAGTTGTGCCTGCCCGCTGCTCCGAGAGTTTCTGGTTCAATTCGTCACTGCCGGTACTGTCTGTATGCCCCTCCACTTGAAGCATCAATCCAGGGTGAGCCAACACGATGCCGGAAAGCCGGGCCAGTTTTTCGCGAGTCGCGGGGCGAAGATCGTATTTGCCGGTATCGAACAAAACATCCGCCATCGTAACCACCAGCCCTCGCGGCGTATCGCGCGTTTCCAGGATGCGATTGAACTGCTCCAGCAGGCTGGCGCGGAGTTGCTGTCTCTCCCGTTCGGCTCTCTCGGCCTCCTGGCGGGCTCGTTCCGCCTCGGCATTGGCGGCCTCTTCCTTGGCCCTGAGAGCGTCCTGCTCGGCCTTGGCTTTAGCCGCTGCCGCGTCTGCCTCGGCTTTGGCTTTGGCAGATGCAGCATCCGCCTCGGCCTTGGCTCTTAGAGCGGCCGCCTCTGCTTCTGCTTTCATCTGCGCTTCCCGCGCTGCGGCCAGCTCAGCCTGGCGACGGGCCTCTGCGTCGGCGTTCCTCTTGGCTTCAGCCGCTTCAACTGCCGCCTTGGCTTCTGCCGCGGCTTTGGCTTTGGCAGCTGCCGCCTCTCGCTCCTGCGCTATCCGCTCCGCCTCCTGTCGTTCGACTGCCAGCGCCCGGGCATCTTCCGAGAATTGAATTGCCTCGCGGGCCCTGGAAATGACCTCCTTTTTGTTAGCTTTTTTGGCCAGAGCATTTTCTGCCATTTTCAGGCTGGCTTCGGCCTTGCCAAAAATCTCAGTGGCGTATTGCTGAACGTGTCGTGTCTTTGCGATTTCCACCGCATTGCGAGCTTCATACATCTCCAAGGGCACGTTTTTCAGATCCAGTGACAGCGCCAGAGGATTCCCCATCTGCTCATACTGGCTTCGCTTCATCAGCTTGTAGTCGTTGACCTCGAAGATCTTCCCTTTCGTCTCCTTCCGGACCTCATTCTCCAGCACTACCAGTTCACTGGGCTGGCGTACCGCGAAGTAGGGCTCAGCCGTGACTATCAATGAGAATGTCTGCAGTTGGGTGGTGGCTTGCAGATTGCCCTGTCCATTTCTGTCGATCAGCAGTTCTCCGATATTGCCGGTGCGTCCATCCGGAGATACGACCCAGAGCACGTAGGTCAGGAATTCCGTGCCCAGCCTTGAGGGCTGGCCCAAGCCCATGACCTTGATCTCGATGTTCGTGATGCCCTTTCGCGCCTCGACTTTGGATTCCCCCATGGCTTGAGGCATCAGGTTTGTACCCTTCAGGTCGATCTTGGTTGAGCCGCCCCCGACCTGATAGCCGATCGCCTTTGTGGACTTGCTGATGAGGCTCGAAGCCGGCGCGCCCGTCTGCGATTGGGCCGCAGCGATACCTAGTGAGCTGCATAACGCCACACAGGTCAGCACTGCTGTGCCAACACGTTTCATGGTCTGCTCCTTTCAGCCGAGAATTGAATGATTTCACACTTGGAGAACTGCCGGCTGGGATGAGAACGATGAGCTTCAGTTTGAATCAGGCCCAAATTCCGAGGCCGCTCGTGCTTCGGATAAATCTATATGATATCAACTCATTCGCCTGCTGCAGTAATCCCATCCCGGCCACGCTCTCACATTTTATAGCGGTTCTTAGCCGTGAGGGGGCAATTTTTGCGCATTAACGCTTCGGCGCTCGCCGAGAAGGAACGCCTCACGGGCAACGAACTCCAGAAAATGTTGCCGGGAAAGAACGGCGCAAACTCATAGCATGACAACTTAGCTCGCTTCGCTCGCGAACTCCAGGGGCGGAGAAATGCCGTGACAGGCTACACATTCACACGGCAGCAATGGCCTGCCACCAGCAGGGTCCGAATCAAATTCCGCACCTTCACGACTCCTCGAGTGCTATCCTAACATCAGCCGCTGTCCAGTCAGGGGCAACCGGCTGCAAGACTGATGAGTACCGCAAGCCCGTGCGGTGCGGAATTTATCCGAGGAGAAGAGCTTTGGCTGAGATTCAGCTTCAGCTGCAGGTTTGTTAAAGCAGCTTCTCCGGTGGAGCCGTCCTATGGACCCGATCGTTCCCGAAGCCGAAGAGTACCACGTCCGCGACATTATGACGCGCGCTGTCATCAAGGTGGGCCCCGAAACGAGCGTAAGCGAGATCGCCCGGCTCATGGCTGAACACCACGCGAGCGGATTGCCGGTCGTGGATGAGGAGGACCGGGTGCTTGGCGTCGTCACGGACCTCGATTTGGTCGTTCGCAACACGCGGTTTAAACTACCGGCTTTCTTCACGCTGCTTAACGCAACGATTTACTTTGAGAGTGCCGGACACATCCGCGAGCGCCTGCATCACATGCTTGGGACGACGGCTCGGGAGATAATGTCCGAGCCACCCATCACCATTACGGCGGATGCGACAATCGAGGAACTCGCCGAGATCATGCTGGGGCGGCATGTTAACCCGATTCCCGTAATCGAGGAGGGCCGCCTCATCGGCATCGTCAGCCGCTACGATATCATCCGTTCCATGGCCAAAGGCGCAATGGAAGACATAGATCAAGGATAGGGTCGCATGCCGGTCTGTTAGTTTGCAGCCGGGGGTGCGGGCGGTACCAGAACATCCGGGCACGGCCCCGCCCGCACGTAGATGCCGAGGACGGTGAGGATCACTGCGATTGTGCCGAGGGCGCCCAGCACGAACACGCCAAACTGCTGTGGACGCATCTGCTGCCCCAGCCGCTCATCGATCGTGAGCATCGGCCGTGGCGCTACCGCCAT encodes:
- a CDS encoding cytochrome c, with protein sequence MKKAVSLMVAVGLVMTCCLVAFAAPAADAKKGEAVYAKNNCKVCHSIAGVGSPKSKLDGVGAKLTEDAITKWIRTPKEMNPKTTMMAYPVAKISDADLADLVAYMMTLKK
- a CDS encoding TIGR01777 family oxidoreductase, whose translation is MTMNILVTGASGLVGSALVPFLSSHAHRVIRLVRTGPKPGAEEILWDPEAGWLDPVSLDGLDAVVHLAGESIASGRWTLARKGRILDSRANGTRLLARTLAAVKRAPKVLVSTSAVGYYGDRGAEILREESGPGSGFLTEVCRQWEQAAREVTERGIRLVVLRLGMILSSAGGALPRMLPPFRLGAGGPLGSGNQYVSWIALGDLLAIVLFALADPSLQGVVNAVAPNPATNREFARTLGRVLKRPAMIPVPAFAIRLLFGEMGEQVLLASSRVEPTRLIAAGFQFRYPDLETALRHELAR
- a CDS encoding DNA-3-methyladenine glycosylase; this translates as MSNSVPDPRLHFDPDALGLRELPRLFYLRKTDIVARELIGKWFARRYQGRWYGGRVVETEAYLGRRDAAAHSWRGRRTPRVEPMYLEGGHVYVFFVYGMHHCANVVTRPAGIAEAVLLRAAEGPQGTPARLMSGPGRLCSALGVTVALSGADLLAGGDLRMFGKPREKKTRIQVSPRIGVDYAGDARHWPLRYFESNSPAVSGPAGLRGPAK
- a CDS encoding DUF2959 domain-containing protein, whose amino-acid sequence is MTCLFLKHNLNARAISSLQQNANQIQGDVTDLLGEMEASIAEANSFTEKMLASK
- a CDS encoding OmpA family protein; its protein translation is MGNPLALSLDLKNVPLEMYEARNAVEIAKTRHVQQYATEIFGKAEASLKMAENALAKKANKKEVISRAREAIQFSEDARALAVERQEAERIAQEREAAAAKAKAAAEAKAAVEAAEAKRNADAEARRQAELAAAREAQMKAEAEAAALRAKAEADAASAKAKAEADAAAAKAKAEQDALRAKEEAANAEAERARQEAERAERERQQLRASLLEQFNRILETRDTPRGLVVTMADVLFDTGKYDLRPATREKLARLSGIVLAHPGLMLQVEGHTDSTGSDELNQKLSEQRAGTTRDYLIQQGLAAGSITAKGLGKTLPVADNSTAEGRQKNRRVEIIVSGEVIGTKIGK
- a CDS encoding CBS domain-containing protein, producing the protein MDPIVPEAEEYHVRDIMTRAVIKVGPETSVSEIARLMAEHHASGLPVVDEEDRVLGVVTDLDLVVRNTRFKLPAFFTLLNATIYFESAGHIRERLHHMLGTTAREIMSEPPITITADATIEELAEIMLGRHVNPIPVIEEGRLIGIVSRYDIIRSMAKGAMEDIDQG